The sequence AGATTCTAGTATACAATGTGGTGACCATTTAGATTTTAATTCCGAAGGCGAATTGGTAAAAGCCAGTTCTAATTTACCTACTTCAATCAATATTATTGCATTAAGTAATACATATAAGCATGATTTTAGAACTCCAGCTGAACAAAGCGATTCGTCTTTTAGCTCAAGTAGTGATTTTATAATTCATTTTGTCGAAGTCACTATATTTGGCAACAAAGCCATACAAAGAAAAAGCTAAAAATAAAAAGGAGGTTAGAGTATGCCAGATATGAAACAGCTCATCAAAGATTATGAGGACAAAAGAAAAGCTCTGGCGGCTGTTATCAAAGGTGGTAGCAAAGAAGTAGCCGTTAGAAGTAATACTTTTGATTTTAGAAATAAAGGACCAAGTGTTGGCGATGGTGGGTTTACCGCTTCTAGTAGTAATATAAAAATAGAAAACTGGCCTAGTAAAAACTATCCCTACAAATGTGGTGTTAAGGTCGCAACAAATCCAATCAAAGCTAATGAGGTTCACTATGAATCTTATGTTCAACCAGGTGGTGGGGGTGATTTGTATGGAATATGCATTGACATTGATGATTATACAGAAACAGCTCAAGTTGTTCCTATTACTTCTGGTGGTTATCAAGCTTGGCTTTTTGCAAAAGACGCA is a genomic window of Borrelia hispanica CRI containing:
- a CDS encoding DUF228 domain-containing protein — protein: MPDMKQLIKDYEDKRKALAAVIKGGSKEVAVRSNTFDFRNKGPSVGDGGFTASSSNIKIENWPSKNYPYKCGVKVATNPIKANEVHYESYVQPGGGGDLYGICIDIDDYTETAQVVPITSGGYQAWLFAKDATIKRGDKIKFTDKGEAEKSTGSNTIYNAIAVEDTVSLPDNTYLVHVKFVGNNAQ